One genomic window of Fibrobacter sp. UWB4 includes the following:
- a CDS encoding M48 family metalloprotease, which produces MLLYILLCLEIVLRTLLEIRERRLTQLRGGVFAVLRLIPLVNDIVPLPENRSEVHESKFVKLHEEGHKVLHHAVLRNLMKIAFWMVAVWFMAAMMVRWNASFIEAVLWLHLAAIPFRMLFHFYCWNQEYECDRYALEKTDKKVAKAALRELAACEIPYTALFALVYREHPTAVLRSQRILNKVISG; this is translated from the coding sequence ATGTTGTTATATATTTTACTTTGTCTAGAAATTGTCTTGCGGACGCTTCTTGAAATTCGCGAACGCAGGCTCACGCAGTTGCGTGGCGGCGTGTTTGCCGTGTTGCGGTTGATTCCGCTGGTGAACGATATTGTTCCGCTCCCAGAAAACCGCAGCGAAGTGCATGAGTCGAAATTTGTGAAGCTGCACGAAGAAGGGCACAAGGTGCTGCATCATGCGGTGTTGCGCAACTTGATGAAAATCGCCTTTTGGATGGTTGCTGTGTGGTTCATGGCTGCAATGATGGTGCGCTGGAACGCAAGCTTTATCGAAGCTGTGCTGTGGCTCCATTTGGCGGCAATTCCGTTCCGCATGCTGTTTCATTTTTACTGCTGGAACCAAGAATACGAATGCGATAGGTATGCGCTAGAAAAGACGGATAAGAAAGTGGCAAAGGCCGCATTGCGCGAACTTGCTGCATGCGAAATTCCATACACCGCCTTGTTTGCGCTCGTGTATCGTGAACACCCGACTGCCGTGTTGCGCAGTCAGAGAATACTGAATAAGGTAATTAGTGGTTAG